The Gloeocapsopsis sp. IPPAS B-1203 region TTTGAACTTGATGTATTCATATATTTCCTTAATTCTCAATTTCTGAGTTCTATTATGTATCTGCAGACATCTTGTCTGCAACAAAACTAGAAAAACATCATCAAAAATTTTAAGGTAAATATCTTATGCTCAGTGTTTTAATTTGGTTGCCTATTTTAGGTGCAGCACTTATAGCATTCCTTCCTAAAAATATTTCTACAGAACGCATTCGCCTTGCAGCACTTCTTGCCGCTGGTTTCACCTTGGCATGGAATATTTTTCTACTACTCAAGTTTGATATTACGAGTCCAGGAATGCAGTTTTTAGAAAACATTCCTTGGAATGAAACATTAGGGTTAAGCTATCAACTTGGAACTGATGGCTTATCAATTCTGATGCTGGTACTTAATAGCTTGCTAACCTGGATTGCAATATATAGCAGTGCCAAGCAAACTGAACGCCCGCGACTTTTCTACTCATTGATTTTGCTAGTTAGCGGTGGGGTAGCAGGTGCATTTGCTGCACAAAATCTCTTGCTGTTTTTCTTGTTCTACGAACTCGAACTAATTCCTTTCTACCTACTAATTTCAATTTGGGGTGGTGAAAAACGAGCATACGCTGCCATCAAGTTTTTAATTTACACTGCTGTATCTGGTGCATTAATTTTAGCCGCATTTCTAGGTATGGTGTGGCTTACTGGTGCTTCCAGCTTTGCTTACGATACTCTGACAACACAGGCTTTATCTTCAACACTGCAGGTAATACTGCTAGCAGGCATCATTCTCGGTTTTGGTATCAAAATTCCCTTAGTTCCCTTTCACACCTGGCTACCTGATGCTTACGTCGAAGCTTCTGCACCGATCGCAATTTTGCTGGGTGGAGTTTTAGCTAAGTTGGGAACCTATGGAATTTTACGCTTTGGTATGGGTTTGTTTCCTGAAGCCTGGGCAACTATCGCGCCAACTTTGGCAATTTGGGGTGCAGCGAGTGCTATTTATGGGGCATTAGCGGCGATCGCACAAAAAGATATCAAACGCATGGTAGCCTTTAGTTCAATCGGTCATATGGGCTACGTATTGTTAGCAGCGGCGGCTAGTACTCCCCTAGCGCTTGTTGGTGCGGTTTCACAAATGGTTAGCCACGGTATCATTCTAGCAATCTTATTTCACTTAGTCGGAGTCGTCGAAACTAAAGTTGGTACTCGCGAGTTAGATAAGCTAAATGGATTAATGAGTCCAGTGCGCGGTTTACCAGTGATTAGCGCCCTCCTCGTTTTAAGTGGTATGGCTAGCGCGGGTATTCCTGGAATGACAGGATTTATTGCCGAATTTATTGTATTTCAGGGCAGTTTCTCTGTTTTTCCGATCCAAACGATTTTGTGCGTTGTTGCAACAGGTTTAACCGCAGTTTATTTTGTCATTTTGCTTAATCGTACCTGTTTTGGAAAACTCGACAACAATCTCGCTTACTATCCTAAAGTCTTTTGGTCTGAAAAAATCCCAGCTTTCATTTTGGCAGGCTTAATTATCTTTTTAGGAGTACAACCAACTTGGCTAGTGCGTTGGAGTGAACCCACAACAACTGCAATGGTGGCAACAATTCCTGCACTGGAAGAAGGGGTTAGAAGCGTTAGCGCAGCGGGACGAAGTCCGGAGCGAGGGGTGAGTGAGTGGCTAGTGGCTAGTGAATAGTTCAGAGAAATTGCACAAATACTACTTCTAATCTCAATTACCAATTACCAATTACTGATTACCAGTTACCATGACCGCAACAATTCAACCTCCAACTACTAAACTACCACCATCGCAACACGAATTTGCTCAGGTTATTCACCGCTTAGAAGCTGGTGGGGCTATGTTACCCGATACACCAGAAAACTTGATGCAAATTATCGGAATCTATAAAGCTTATGCTGTGCCAATGGATTTTTATTGGCGGGACTTGCTGTATATTGCTGAACGTGTCTTTCTAGAGCCTTTTCCGTTTTTTAAATACTTCATTCCCAAAGAGTATTTGGAATTGCACAATCACTATGCAGGTGAAGACGCTGATTTAAGAATTTGGCAAAAAGGCAAAGCCACTGCGCATCCTGAACTACTTGCGTTTATAGAGAAGGGTGAAACCTTCAAAATGCCCAAACTGTTGCATCATTTGTTTCACGATCGCATCAATATGGAATTTGCGGAAGAGTGTATGCGCTCAATGCTGTGGCATCGGGGAATGTATGCGCCTTACAATAAGTTTGATTCTTACTTAGATAGCGAAGAGTACAAAGCGAACGCAGATAAAGCAATTAAAGCCTACTTCCAGGGTAATCCCTTGATGTTGGGGATGTATAAACTGTTTCCTGATATGTTTTTGGAACAGTGTCGCCAGATGTCGTATTACAGCAATCTAGGCTTATTCTGGGAAGTGATGGCACCAGTATTTTTTGAAATGAGCGATCGCTACGATGCTGGTGATTTTAAAACTGTACCCGATGCAATGAATTTCTTGGTAAATGGCATCTTTGCAGTTGCAGGGCGTCCAATTTATCATCATGTCTATATTCGTGGCGAACGCTACGAGATTATTCCTAAATCAAAAGGCTTTACATGGCTATACGAAGCTGCATTACCGTATGTCGAAGCCGTTTTCTATCGTACTTCACCATTTAGAGGAACAAAGTCATACAATGCGCAAGCAAGACAAGTTCCCGACGATCAAAAAGATTTTCACTATGGTATTCTCTACGCTGATGTCTTCCCTGTTGGCACTGCGGGTATTCCTCCCACATTGTTGATGCAAGATATGTTGCATTTTCTACCACAATACTTGGTTGATTACTATCACCAACACTGTCGCGGTGAAGAAGATATGCTAATCCAATTAGGCATCACTTTTCAACGTTCCATGTATTGCGTAACATCTGCTGTTATTCAAGCATTGCGGACTGCATTGTTGTATCCTTTAGACGACCCAAATCCAAAGCACTTACAAGCAAATCGCGACTTTTTTGAAGCCCAATTAAATCGCTTTACGCGCTCAGAGTACGGTATTCGCGATGCTGCACGTTTACGAGATATTCAACAGCAAGATTATCGATAGAAAACTTTCAGCTGCACTCAGAAAATCAAATATATTTGTGTCCCCTCTATTTTATTGAGGGGTCATCATATCATAAAAAATCACTATTAGCCTTTTTGCGAATACTTTTCAGTGTATGTACAGTTGTCAATTTCAAAATATTTTTAATAGTATTGGAATCATTTACAAAGCTCTTTTGAAAAACCTATATATGTGGAATATTGTTACAAGTGCGTTAACGGGCGCTATTGCTACTCAAACAGGAGAAATTACAAGTAAACTCATATCCGAAATGTTGAATGAGGCTGAAATATCTAACCATACCTCAAAAGTGACACAAGAAGTCATATTTATACTAAGTAATATTCAAGGAATGAATCAAGCTCACAGCAGAGACTTAAAGAGAGCAACACCAATGTTTAGTTTACGAGATGGAACCATTGTGAAGTTCTATCAAAATCTAGCTTTTGACCATATATTTTTATCAGATGTGGATGGTAAGTTAATTTATGGGGGTTATATTAGCAGAATACAGGCAAATGATCTTACACAAGCTCTAAATACAATTAGAGTAAATTTTACTTAAAAGTATATTCGATAAATTATGAATTTCAAGAATTGGATTTTATATCAATTTAGCTAAACTTTACTTAAACTCTAATTAAAGAGCAAATTCTATCAAATACAATAATGCAGAGTAAGCAATATAGCTTACCCTATTGTTGTATCAACTAAAATATAGCTATTCCCCGCAATAGAGGGCTTATATGCAGCCTACAACCGAACGACTACGCTGGACAACAGCTGACTTAGAGTTGTTGCCGGATAACGGCAATCGCTATGAGATAATTGACGGGGAGTTGTTTGTGGCAAGAGCGCCGCACTGGAATCATCAACGGGTTTGTGGCAATATCTACCAAGAACTTAATATTTGGTCACAAGAAACAGGTTTAGGACAAGTAGCGATCGCCCCTGGGATTATCTTTTCTGATGCTGATAATGTAATTCCCGATGTTGTTTGGGCGAGTAATAAGAGATTAGCCACTTTGTTAGATGATGCTGGACATCTGACTGCTGCACCAGAATTAGTTGTAGAAGTGTTATCCTCTGGTGGTGAAAACGAACGCCGCGATCGCGAAGTGAAATTAAAACTGTATTCATCAAGAGGCGTACAAGAATATTGGATAGTTGATTGGCAAAAACAACAAATTGAAGTTTATCAGCGCGAAAAAGCTGCTTTAACCTTGATTGCAACGCTGTTTGCAAATGATGAACTTACTTCGCCAATACTCATAAATTTACAAATTCCTGTCAAACAAATATTTGCTTAATCTAAAAGCTACCTGTGAATCATTGCGATCGCACGTTTAACCAGTTCGTTTCGATC contains the following coding sequences:
- a CDS encoding NADH-quinone oxidoreductase subunit M gives rise to the protein MLSVLIWLPILGAALIAFLPKNISTERIRLAALLAAGFTLAWNIFLLLKFDITSPGMQFLENIPWNETLGLSYQLGTDGLSILMLVLNSLLTWIAIYSSAKQTERPRLFYSLILLVSGGVAGAFAAQNLLLFFLFYELELIPFYLLISIWGGEKRAYAAIKFLIYTAVSGALILAAFLGMVWLTGASSFAYDTLTTQALSSTLQVILLAGIILGFGIKIPLVPFHTWLPDAYVEASAPIAILLGGVLAKLGTYGILRFGMGLFPEAWATIAPTLAIWGAASAIYGALAAIAQKDIKRMVAFSSIGHMGYVLLAAAASTPLALVGAVSQMVSHGIILAILFHLVGVVETKVGTRELDKLNGLMSPVRGLPVISALLVLSGMASAGIPGMTGFIAEFIVFQGSFSVFPIQTILCVVATGLTAVYFVILLNRTCFGKLDNNLAYYPKVFWSEKIPAFILAGLIIFLGVQPTWLVRWSEPTTTAMVATIPALEEGVRSVSAAGRSPERGVSEWLVASE
- a CDS encoding CO2 hydration protein, translated to MTATIQPPTTKLPPSQHEFAQVIHRLEAGGAMLPDTPENLMQIIGIYKAYAVPMDFYWRDLLYIAERVFLEPFPFFKYFIPKEYLELHNHYAGEDADLRIWQKGKATAHPELLAFIEKGETFKMPKLLHHLFHDRINMEFAEECMRSMLWHRGMYAPYNKFDSYLDSEEYKANADKAIKAYFQGNPLMLGMYKLFPDMFLEQCRQMSYYSNLGLFWEVMAPVFFEMSDRYDAGDFKTVPDAMNFLVNGIFAVAGRPIYHHVYIRGERYEIIPKSKGFTWLYEAALPYVEAVFYRTSPFRGTKSYNAQARQVPDDQKDFHYGILYADVFPVGTAGIPPTLLMQDMLHFLPQYLVDYYHQHCRGEEDMLIQLGITFQRSMYCVTSAVIQALRTALLYPLDDPNPKHLQANRDFFEAQLNRFTRSEYGIRDAARLRDIQQQDYR
- a CDS encoding Uma2 family endonuclease: MQPTTERLRWTTADLELLPDNGNRYEIIDGELFVARAPHWNHQRVCGNIYQELNIWSQETGLGQVAIAPGIIFSDADNVIPDVVWASNKRLATLLDDAGHLTAAPELVVEVLSSGGENERRDREVKLKLYSSRGVQEYWIVDWQKQQIEVYQREKAALTLIATLFANDELTSPILINLQIPVKQIFA